In a genomic window of Wyeomyia smithii strain HCP4-BCI-WySm-NY-G18 chromosome 1, ASM2978416v1, whole genome shotgun sequence:
- the LOC129723377 gene encoding TBC domain-containing protein kinase-like protein, whose protein sequence is MAPAKLNYRISVSTFFAKSHPSDECCGSNGLPLTPNSIGILGRAQVLKGDSLKHENLCEYLDVVRGKHERTIIVQEYAGSPLTETFIGENYKHEMVMRIAFQVLRALSHLNGKGLLCRNLEPSNILVNRDFSVKLYNYGMYHMTDGGKYTSFPIGNVKYHAPEVLLGSKQNIKSDVWSLGIILAELALGGTLWETLKLSQIVRKILSLTTASNVLEKLAREEQKLELLLALDPALKRIIEECLIVSVRRRPQAQQLLEDEAFDFLREETFGFLDPAGLTLLERHCGSLAEIYNLWQLAGGDVQQELKKEGLIKSEAPILSLPNLVLLNGKSISPPKSQSFLHDSRLIFLNFNILLERLSKIPEEDYLPLIYTTNAYLESPVFKTDLPLVIRERDTVYQFHRIVLLKTLLHGYPYTHDLLKSFASKDIPPPFRGQVWACLLGVLENGLYEKLDKCSPTHTDRQIEVDIPRCHQYNELLSSQEGHNKLKRLLKAWVSAHPQYVYWQGLDSLTAPFLYLNFNNEERAFLSLYKFIPKYLHLFFLKDNSAIIKEYLVKFFQLIFFHEPVLAKHLHGINFIPELYAIPWFLTMFSHVFPLHKIFHLWDKLILGDNSYPLFIGIAILKQLKITLLTSGFNECILLFSDLPDIVMETCVNDSETMYQFTPKSVTYRKYAMHEEEPGEFDLKYTDDDHKEVQNELYPRISVYDLIRLLRDRPACVAILDLRCNLEHRKVAIENSINVPFSSVSLKETRLDILNVPKLDAYLRKKITVIVSTSHESAMLFAKFLVDCHVPYVCILHRGFEAVYRTDDKLILQTFDYINTLAKSVSNISSTVDA, encoded by the exons ATGGCTCCAGCAAAGTTGAATTACCGTATTTCGGTTTCGACTTTTTTCGCTAAATCTCACCCAAGTGATGAGTGCTGTGGAAGCAACGGACTTCCCCTAACGCCTAACTCTATCGGAATACTTGGCCGAGCACAGGTCCTGAAAGGCGATTCACTCAAGCATGAGAATCTTTGTGAGTATTTGGATGTAGTTCGTGGCAAGCACGAGAGAACGATAATCGTACAGGAATATGCAGGAAGTCCACTAACGGAGACATTTATTGGTGAGAACTATAAGCATGAGATGGTTATGCGGATAGCTTTTCAGGTGCTCCGAGCGCTAAGTCATCTGAACGGAAAAGGTTTACTCTGTCGGAATTTAGAACCTAGCAATATCCTCGTCAACAGAGACTTCAGTGTTAAGTTGTATAACTATGGGATGTACCATATGACGGATGGAGGAAAGTATACGTCGTTCCCCATTGGAAATGTTAAATATCATGCACCAGAAGTTTTGTTAGGTTCTAAGCAAAACATAAAGAGCGATGTTTGGAGTCTTGGAATAATTCTGGCTGAATTGGCCCTTGGTGGTACATTATGGGAAACTCTGAAGTTGTCCCAAATTGTTCGAAAAATACTTAGCCTTACAACTGCTTCAAATGTACTCGAGAAACTCGCCCGAGAAGAGCAAAAACTAGAATTGCTCCTTGCGCTCGATCCGGCTCTTAAGCGTATCATCGAAGAATGTTTGATTGTTTCGGTTAGAAGACGACCGCAGGCTCAGCAACTGTTGGAAGATGAGGCTTTCGATTTTCTACGAGAAGAAACTTTTGGTTTCCTCGATCCAGCCGGTTTAACTTTATTGGAAAGACATTGTGGTAGTTTGGCTGAAATCTACAATCTTTGGCAATTAGCCGGCGGAGATGTGCAACAGGAATTGAAGAAAGAAGGATTAATCAAAAGCGAAGCACCTATTCTATCATTACCGAA TTTAGTACTTCTGAATGGAAAGTCGATCTCTCCACCGAAGAGCCAAAGTTTTCTGCACGACAGCCGCCtaatttttctcaattttaacattttgcttGAGCGTTTATCTAAAATTCCAGAGGAAGATTACCTTCCGCTAATTTATACCACTAACGCATATTTAGAATCTCCCgtttttaaaactgatttacCACTGGTGATACGGGAACGTGATACCGTGTATCAATTTCACCGCATAGTACTGCTTAAGACGCTGCTGCATGGATACCCCTATACTCACGATCTACTCAAAAGTTTTGCTAGCAAAGATATTCCTCCACCGTTTCGAGGTCAAGTTTGGGCCTGCTTGCTGGGTGTGTTAGAAAATGGCTTATACGAGAAACTTGATAAGTGTAGCCCGACTCATACCGATAGGCAAATCGAAGTGGACATTCCTCGTTGTCATCAGTATAATGAGCTCCTGTCGTCACAGGAAGGACACAATAAGTTGAAGCGCCTGCTGAAGGCTTGGGTAAGCGCTCATCCTCAGTACGTCTACTGGCAAGGACTGGACTCCTTGACGGCACCTTTTCTATACCTTAATTTCAACAATGAAGAACGAGCGTTTCTGAGTCTCTACAAATTCATACCCAAATATTTGCATTTGTTCTTCCTGAAGGACAACTCCGCAATTATCAAGGAGTATTTGGTTAAATTCTTCCAGCTTATATTTTTCCACGAGCCAGTCCTGGCCAAACACCTGCATGGAATCAATTTTATACCAGAGCTCTACGCTATTCCTtggtttctaacaatgtttagCC ACGTGTTTCCACTACATAAAATATTCCATCTGTGGGACAAGCTGATTCTGGGAGACAATTCCTACCCCCTTTTTATTGGTATAGCAATTCTGAAACAGCTGAAGATCACGCTACTCACCTCGGGTTTCAACGAGTGCATTTTGTTGTTTAGTGACTTGCCTGATATCGTAATGGAGACATGCGTCAACGACTCGGAAACCATGTACCAATTCACGCCTAAGAGCGTAACCTATCGTAAATATGCGATGCATGAAGAGGAACCAGGAGAATTT GACCTCAAATACACCGACGATGATCACAAAGAGGTGCAGAACGAGCTTTACCCTCGCATTAGCGTTTACGATCTGATACGACTGCTACGCGATCGACCGGCTTGTGTCGCTATCTTGGATCTACGATGCAACCTAGAACACCGAAAGGTGGCTATCGAGAACAGTATAAACGTTCCGTTCAGTTCCGTTTCACTTAAGGAAACTCGCTTAGATATTCTGAACGTACCAAAGTTGGATGCATATCTGCGCAAAAAGATCACCGTCATTGTGAGTACATCACACGAAAGTGCAATGCTCTTTGCCAAGTTCTTAGTTGACTGCCACGTTCCGTATGTATGCATTTTGCACCGCGGGTTCGAAGCTGTTTATCGAACTGATGATAAGTTGATCCTTCAGACGTTTGACTATATTAATACTTTAGCGAAGAGTGTATCGAATATTTCCAGCACTGTTGATGCCTAA